GCCATTCATGTCCTTCTGGTCCATCCACATAACGAGCCACGCTCTCTCCGTGCTCGAATGACTCAACCAGAACGGAGGGATGCACAAGGGGAAACACAGGCTTAGGGAAAGAGACATCTTTCCATCCACGGAAGTTGTATATAAACCGACTCAAATGAGAAGCTTCCCTCGAGAGATCAACTTGAGACAACATGTAGAGGCTAAACTGCTGCACGCACTCATCCAACCTAAGCCAGTTCAGACCCGGGACGAAAGTAGTTAGCTTTGCCGCCATTTTGATTATCACAAAGTCTCTCGTCATCGTCTCCTCAACGCAAGGATGTCTGACTTTAACAGCGACTTCGGAGGACTTCACCTTTTGTCCTGGATACTGAAACTTCAAGGTGGCTCTATGGACTTGAGCTATGCTCCCGGAAGCCACTGGCGCCTCATCAAACTCCTCGAATATATCAGAGAGCTTACGACCAAACGCTCTCTCGATGGTTCTTTTGGTGAACTCAAAGCTGTGCTCAGGGGCGTTACTGTGAAGCTTCGAGAGCTGCAAACACAGATCCTTAGAGAACAGATCAGGTCTCGTGGCGATCCATTGGCCGAACTTGATAAACGCAGGACCAGCTTTCTCCAGAGTTCGATGGAGGACCTCATGCCGCAACTTTCTGAACCGAGGCCCGCATGAAAACTCCAACAAAGCCATCACGAGATTAGGAGAAAGCAAGACTGCTAAATAGAGAGCTCTCCCGAGGAGAGCCACACTTTTCACCGCGGAAAGAAACAAAGTAGAGATAACCACAGGGATGTTCACGGCGTTCCTGTAAAGAGAAAACTGCTGCGGAGACCGTATAAAAACAGGAGGAGTTGGAGCGGGCCTTTGCGCATATGCAACTTTCCTACAAGTGAGAGCTAACACGCCAGGTACTAACAAGTGCGAACGGGATACAGACAAGCAAAAGGCTTGAGCGACCATGCTTATCCTAGGTAAGTTCCATTGGTGGGTAGAGTATCTATTAAGAAGCCATTTCAAAGAGAATTGAGCACGTTGCTTGACTACATAGCTTCGTGAGAGAAGACTATGACCGAAAGATCTTCCTTTAGCGTAAGGGAGAAGGGACAATGAATGATACCCATTACTCGAATTTCTGAACTGAGGCAAAACTAGAGAAACCTTGAGAGATGTTCCATGTTTCTGGTTAGAGTAGAGAGATTGTGTGTATCTGGTAACCACTTTGGTGACCAAGAATCTGCATGAAACGGAAAAAAAAAAAGGATTCAACTTTTAGAAGGAAACAATCAAAGGGAAAGAGTAAAGGTTGAAACTTTGTAACTTTTTTAAACCCTAGGAATCAATTTATGTGAAACAGGGAAGCAAAAGCGAATCGGATGATAAAGCAGAGACGAACCTAGAGAGGAGAGTCATGGCGAGAGACGAGCTTTTCGAGAAGAAAGGTTGTTGATCTTCAAACCGTTAAACGTACGGAGCATTGTCTCATCGATTATGACTCGGTCTACGGTGGCTCGCCGTTTCGTGGGGTTTTGGAGGCTGAAGACGATACGGAGAAAGAGAGAGAGAGAGAGACAAGGGACCCACAAAAGGCGACCTCGTGGGCTTCACGCTAAAAATATTTGTCGTCCGTCCAAACAATCACGCTAACTAAATAACATATCTTTTCTCTTTTACGTATTTAGTAATGTCTCGTGGGCTTACCAAAAAATATTTTTTCTTTCTTTCTATAAAGGGTTAATTAATGAGCTATTGGCATAGAAATTATAGGAAGATGGAGAAATTTGTTACGAAGGCCCATAAGCGAGATTTAATTGTTGCCTATGCGAAAAGACAACACTAACCCTACCGCCTCTTTCTCTTATGCATGAAGCGCAAAAGGTTTATAATCTCTCTCTCTCTCTTATTATCCTTAGATTCATTACCACAAATTCACACATTCACCTTTCAAATTTCTCTCGCTCGCTTCAACAAAAGGTGTCTTTCTAACCATCATTATTTACCGCCGCCGCATTACCATCACGTTACCGTCGTCAAGTACCATGTCAGGCGGATCAGTTCAGAAGATCAGAGTCTATTAAGGATGAGTACCGATTATTAGTTGTTACTATGATTCTTGGAAATATCTTTCACTTTTCTTTATGATGTAGCTTGTAAAATAACTGCTTAAGATTTTATTTGACTTTTATGTTGTTATAGTTAGCTGGTAATATATATTAATTATCTAGACATTGTTATAGTTAGCCGATGATATATACTAATTAATGGTCGGTTAACACTCCAAACCCAAAACAAAAGATATATTGAGTAATTAGTGTTGTGGCCAATTTGAAAGCCATCAAGAAATGAAGTACTATTGTGCAAATACAGGAAGAGCTAGATCGCACGATTGAAAGATTTGGGGTTGATTCGAGAGGATGTTTCTGTAAATCTAAAACATTTGGGGTCAAATTGAAAAGAACCATAATTTCAGGGACTTTTTGTGCAAAAACATATAGTCACCATTGGAGAGATCAACCTTTCTCTTCGCCGAACTAGATGGTAACGGCAAGGATGTGCACAACGGAAAGGCTTGATTTTTAGCATGACGACGTCGTTAGAGCAAGGCGACTGAAGATCCACTGACAGAGGAGTAAGCCATGCGAATCTCGCGACTGTCTCGAACTCGACGTAAACAGAGGTGAAAGGTGAAAGGAATAAACTTTTTTATAAAGCCACTTGGATAACTAATAGTAGGTTTGAAAGGAATAAACTTGACGCGATGATCTACATTTAGACGCGACGGTGGACATAATAAATCAAAGCTCATTCATGGCAAGTGGGAGGCGGTTGCAGACGATGACAAGTGAAGCTTAACACGAAGAGACACTCGACTCCGGTAAGAGTGAACTAGAAAATTCAGTAGAAATCTTGCTAGAAGAGAGAGAACGTACCGACGGATTAAACAAAGAAAATGTGGAAGTAGAGAGAAGAACAGTTTTGATTTTGAAACAATACGTGTATCGATTATTGTGTTATCTACTGACAAATCTTTTCACGCGTGATATAACAAGAGTATAACAATATAGAGAGTTCGTAAATGGGTGATAATTTTAGTGTAACATACGAGATATAAGGGCAAAAGGGCCATTAAAAAAAGACACATAAGCGAGAAATGACAACTTCTATCCGTGCAAATTATGCACTTATGCTTGTATATACACTGCAATTTCTCTTAATTAATTAGGTATATAGTCAGATTTTTTTGTTAAAAAAAATTGACCATGTAATAACTGATATGTGTGGAAGCCCCTTGGTCCAGTGGTTTGACCAAGGGTTCACTAATACTTTTACACTATGAGGTCTGAGTTTCAATTCCCAGGAATGCAGAATTAATGGAGAAACAGTTTACAAGAGATCTGCAACAAGGCGCAAGTAGTACCGTCAACCATGGATCTGATAGAACGGCTCTGGTGATGCAGTCAGGACCGGCTCAATGGTGTCATGGTCTTGGGGAAAAAAATTTAATTTACAACCTATTATTTTTCTTTAAAAATCTGATAGATATATGTTTTTTTTTCAAAATACCCGAAGTATTTTTAAAAATAAATTTATGGAAATATAAAAATACTTTCATATAAAAACAAACTGGACCCCTTTTCTTATTTTTAATATAAAAAGACATGTATTTTTTTAAAAAAATCGGGTCCTTTTCTATTAAGAAATAGGGGGACAATGGATTGGGCCCGGCACAGTCGCACTGCTCTGCCCCCCTATCTAAGCCAGCCCTGGATGCAGTCATGCGTAAATCCTCATAAAACAAGTAAAAATATCGGTTGTAAATAGGTCTTAGACCTATCAGCGCATAAGCATCTTATTTCTCAGATCCGACCAGAAGAGGAAGTAGAAAACAAGCCCAAAGGGTCAAGTCAGAAAGGCAAAACATTTGGTATGATATTGGTCTCACTCACTCGCCACTCTTTTTTTATTATAGTTGAGTGAACAATGTGTTAAGATTGATGAGAAAAGACATGTTAAACCTGCAAACTATTTGGGTAATATTTATCTTGCTTTTTTTTCTTCATTTTCTTACACCCTCTCAATTCAGAAAGACACACACTAAATGATACTCTAATAAATGGAGAGTTTTTGATGATGGTGTGATCCAGTTGGAGTATGAGTGCTTGCAAGATATTTGATCAAAATGGTGGCTACGGAGCAGTAAGGGAATTTGGTGCAGAGATGTTGATCTAAAAATTATGTGAACGGAAAAGGGTACTTTCCACCTCCAAAACTGTCTTTCTTGTGTGTTATGTGATATCTTATACTTCAAAATTTAGACAAACAAGTCGTCATTTCTCATCATTTCTACGCTGGCTGGAAAGGAGTCTTCTCAGTTTTCACGGAAGAGAAGATGTCTAACAGATGATTCGGAACAAGTAAGAGAGATATCTTTTTGTAACCTTGTATTATATTCATCTATGGAGGAGTTCCTTAATCCGTACAAGTGCAAAATGTTTATATACATTGGTTACATTGTAGAGTTGTTGTGAAGGAAATAATAGAAGATTTTAAGTACATCACAAAACCGAGAAAGATTTCTCATACTATCATGAGAGAAGAATCAAACCTTTCATATTGTGTTTGCTGATTGTTATAATTCTATCACAGATTGTTCTGTGGACCTCCGGTTACTCCTTTTGTCAACTCATTAAGCTTAAGGAACAAAACACCACATAACCTCCAAAGCTGCTTAGACCAGTGGGATAATGAAAAGTTCTTCGCTTTGAACAATTGGAAGGCATGGGATGTTTTTCTTAAAGACGACTGAGAGCAACTGGGTAATTATAGAGACTACTCATGCTGCTGCTTTTGCTGAGAAGTAAGTTAGTGTTGCCTATATCTCAGCTGAGCCCATAATCTTATTTTGAAATAAGAGTCGATAAGGAGCTCACATTCATATTATTTCCAGCCCTAAATCAGCTTCTCACGATTCAAGACAAGTCAGTAGCCAGTCATTAGGTTCTATGCACATTGTAAAAAAAGAATAAATACTATAAATATGCATTGTGAGTTAAGATAGACAAGATTATGGGTTCGATTTCCTATTACCTCTGATGGTGCTAATGTCTTTGATCGGTAAACAATAGACATTTGTGTCCTCAAAGCATTAGACGGAGAGACAAAGCTTTAAGTCTTATCGCACTATAGCAGGCATGGAACAGAGTTGCGTTATAATTACAAAGCCTAACTAACCTTTATGGGGATAACTACCGGGTGATAAACGGGAAACGGGGATAACTACAGAGCTTTAGATTCACTGGGAAACTGGAAGATGTCTTTGTTATTTTCTTATTTTGAAAAATGAACTGAATATCATCAGACAAATATTTTCGGCCATATCCTATTCCACTTTTTAATTTTGACTTGTACATAACAAATTTATACATTGTAGAACTTGGTTGAGTTGCTCAGTTTCCAATTCATATATCTATTGATAATTTGATATGTCTCATCAAACGTATGACTGTTCATATACATGGGAAAATAATATTTTACTTGAATTTGACTAATTAAGATGATTTTATGTTAAAAATAACTTCTAAATTTTATTGTACATCTTTTAAATATCAAAAGATCAATTATATGACACATTTACAATTATATAATGCTAAAAAAAATGTCTGAAATAGGCAAATCTAGTGGCCTTTGAGTGGTGGTTGTATTACACGCGCGTCTCCCATTGTTCTCTGTACCCTAAAATCTCCGATTGAAAAGGGTGGAGCCACTGCGGATCTCCGGCGGCCTCGTCGGTGTTTGTAGTGGTCTCCCCCTCAATGGAATCAGCACAACGAGACGGAATATGCAAGATCTGGTGTTTCTAGAGGTGGTCTCGCTTCTCGCTGCGACTCGGGAGAATTTCTTAAGCGGAAAGTCCTATGAAGCTCCACCGCTCTGGTGATTCGTCGGTGAATGGTTGGAGTCTACTGTTAGAGGACGACGGCGACCCACCGGAACCGCAAGTCAGTCATCGGGGTAGGGGCTTAATATCCGATGGGAAGGTTTGGTTTGGCAGTGTCGGTGGATCTCACCTCTGTAGATGGCGGTTCTCTCAGGTCCTGAATCTCGCCGGCTCGTCTTCCTCCTTCCTCCGCCATGAAGAGTTGATGAACACACAATACATCGGACCTGTGAGACGGTGAAGCTGTCACGGTTAACGGCGGGTTAGGGTTTTGGAGTTGGCTTCCGTATCGAGGTCGAGGTTTATGGCCGCGGGACACTCCGAGGGTGGCTCCGTTGAAGGTAACTGGTACGGATCTGGCGGGCCGTTGACACCACCGCCTTGAGAAGTCACTGGAAACTGGATTATGGGGTCACGGTGTCTATCGGAGGAGGGAGTAGTCTTCCTCTGTCTTATTTCCCATAACCTAAGCTCCTCTTTGTTTTGCTTGAGCTGTGTTTTAGTCGAGTCCAAATCACTTGTAACCTATGTATTGATGTTTCTCCGGTACACCGGAACTTGTAAAAAAAAAAAAAAAAAAAAATGTCTGAAATATCTTCCCCTTACTTCATCTGGATCAACAATAGAATAACATTTAATGGAAGATTCAAGATATTATATCACTAATAGAAAATATGTTAAATAATTTTCATAACATATAATAACTCACAGACTCCCTTTGAATTCATAGTCGCAAAAACAAATCAAGAAATAATGAAATATACCTTCTCAATACGATTAGATGAAATCTAAAAATATAGTAGAAATGCAAAAATAAAACTAAACCAAAACTAATCAAACGTTTAAGTCAATAGATTAATAAGAAAACAAGATTAAATTCAAGGGAAATCCAACACATAAACTTATAAAAAAATCTTATATCACTTTAATGTAATTAAAAATAAATACCAGTTAATTAATAATAACTCAACTATTACATTTTAACAATCAATCACCATTCATACTAGGAGCACCGTAGACATATTTTTTGTTTCATCTCAATATTTGTTAGGGTTATTGTAGTTGTGAATTTTGCGTTTTTGGTTGATCATTGTTTTTTAAGTTTTTTATTGTTATATAGGGTTAGAGTTGTGATGATGTACTGTATATGCACTTTTCTCCACTCATGAAGGACTAAACTGTGTTAGTAATGTGATTGATATAGTTCGTGTTGTTGTTTGCTGTGTTATTGAGACTTATTGTTTGTTTGTCTTTTTAATTTGTTACTTGTACTGTTGAGATTACATAAATTATATTAAGGTTGTTGAGAGCACCTTTTGTTTCTGAATATTTTTTCTCGAGTTTAGTTGTTTTTGTTGTGTGTATTAAGTAATATTTTTTTTATTCTTATTATGTTGGTTATATGTTTTTTTACTTTTAAACTAGTTGTTTTTACCGGATCTTTAAAACAAATATATGAAGACTTATAGAAATAACTATAAAATGAGTGACAATTAGTATTTGGATCTTAATGGGTTTTAAACGAATATATGTATTTCTCATAAGAAGACAATAGCTTTGGCATGTTGACATTAAGCATATAAGCTATTTTTATAAGACAAGAGGAGTGAGCAGGAGANNNNNNNNNNNNNNNNNNNNNNNNNNNNNNNNNNNNNNNNNNNNNNNNNNNNNNNNNNNNNNNNNNNNNNNNNNNNNNNNNNNNNNNTTTATTTGATGAGTAATATGTAAACAAAAATCATTGTTAGTTGTATTTATCAGAGTTTGTAACTTACTCTGCTTTTTTGTTTAGGTAATTTCAGTGATCTTGGTTGTCGTCTTTGTCTTCTTCATAAGTNNNNNNNNNNNNNNNNNNNNNNNNNNNNNNNNNNNNNNNNNNNNNNNNNNNNNNNNNNNNNNNNNNNNNNNNNNNNNNNNNNNNNNNNNNNNNNNNNNNNNNNNNNNNNNNNNNNNNNNNNNNNNNNNNNNNNNNNNNNNNNNNNNNNNNNNNNNNNNNNNNNNNNNNNNNNNNNNNNNNNNNNNNNNNNNNNNNNNNNNNNNNNNNNNNNNNNNNNNNNNNNNNNNNNNNNNNNNNNNNNNNNNNNNNNNNNNNNNNNNNNNNNNNNNNNNNNNNNNNNNNNNNNNNNNNNNNNNNNNNNNNNNNNNNNNNNNNNNNNNNNNNNNNNNNNNNNNNNNNNNNNNNNNNNNNNNNNNNNNNNNNNNNNNNNNNNNNNNNNNNNNNNNNNNNNNNNNNNNNNNNNNNNNNNNNNNNNNNNNNNNNNNNNNNNNNNNNNNNNNNNNNNNNNNNNNNNNNNNNNNNNNNNNNNNNNNNNNNNNNNNNNNNNNNNNNNNNNNNNNNNNNNNNNNNNNNNNNNNNNNNNNNNNNNNNNNNNNNNNNNNNNNNNNNNNNNNNNNNNNNNNNNNNNNNNNNNNNNNNNNNNNNNNNNNNNNNNNNNNNNNNNNNNNNNNNNNNNNNNNNNNNNNNNNNNNNNNNNNNNNNNNNNNNNNNNNNNNNNNNNNNNNNNNNNNNNNNNNNNNNNNNNNNNNNNNNNNNNNNNNNNNNNNNNNNNNNNNNNNNNNNNNNNNNNNNNNNNNNNNNNNNNNNNNNNNNNNNNNNNNNNNNTGACGGACGCCGAGACGCCGGTTTGACGAATTGGAGAGGCAGAGCATTTTCTAGAAGTTGGTTAAATCTAAGAGGAATCAATGAGTTTTGTGGAGATGCAGATTGGGTTCATCAAAGATGAGAGTCATATATATAGGGTTTATATAGGGGCTACAAATCAGGAACATTTATGATCAAGCGATTTAAGATGTGGACATGAAGAGTTCACCAGTGAAAAAATAGATTACGAACAGACACATGGCGCAACTCTGTAACTCAGACTTGTTTGAGACAGTGATGAAAAGAACTCAAACTCATGTTAAACGACAACAGTTTACAATATGGGAAAACTATAATTGTTGCAAACTTGAACTTTTTTCCTTATAACGTGATGAATCTCATTTAAAAATGAAACTCATAACGCACTTGTAGGCCCGACCCTCAGAGGAAGCCGAAGAAACAAAAGCTTCCGACCTTCATAAATATATATTAGGTTATAAATGTTGGTGTTTATATCTCAATAACCCGGGTTCGAACTATAGACTTGACATTTTTTCACACTTTTTAAAAGTGGAGCCCACAAAACGCTGACGTGCGCGCTGAGGAGTGAGCAAAAACTCATCTATTATAATATAGATTACTGAAAATTTTCTTTATGATGTAAACATAACAAACAACTAGACTTTAACCCGCACAACCGCGCATGTGTTTTTATTTTATTTTTATATACGTAAAAGTATTTTCTACATCGTTAATGGTAAATATTCTTAACATTAACCATATTTTCAAACGTTTATGTTTTTGTGAACAAAATAATGTTATAGTCAACATGTATGGTATTCTCTTTCTTTTACTTCTTCTAACATTTTTGAAGATAATTTAATAATTTTTAAAGTCATATATTTGTTTGATATTACTCCACAAAGCTTTGTAGTATATATTTTAAATTATTTTTCACAAACAAAGATGTATATCACAAAATAAAGTTTCACATTATATTCATAAATTTAGATTGAAGAGTAAATTATGCAGTTATAACAAAAACTAAAATTAAAATTTTAATAAAATGTTATGATATAAATTTCAATTATTCATACTAAAACAGTATAGGATTGGGTCATAAATCTTTCTAATTCTAAAATTTTAGCACACCCTAAAATAAATAAAATAAAATTAAAAAATTTGGAATTATAATTTCTATTAACAAAAAATTTTCCGAGCCGTTATTGTTTATTCCTAGAGTTTGACATGTGACCGTCTAAATATTTGTTTTCACTTTTAAAAAATTTTGTGCTAATTGATATAATAATATTCATAAATTAAAATGTATTAACTAATTGTTAGTATAACATTTTAAAACATAGCAATTTTATTTATTACTTTGAATAATTATATTTTTGGTATTTTAACCACTTATTATATCACATTGTTTCATAAATTATTGGTATAATGTTTTCTCATATATATAATTTATGAAAAAATTATACCAATAATTTATGAATAGATTATTTTATATTTTATTTATATATTATATAAATTGATTATGATATGTGATTTTTAATTTATTATTTATTACTAATAAATATCGGAAAACATTTAATACGTTAATACAAAATATATTAGGAAATCTATGGGAAAATCTATTTTGGTTAAGATTAGACTAATGAAATCTATAATTTAAATTAAGAAAAGACAAACATACTTAAATATAGGTTCAATAAATATCTCAATGGTATGTCATTGTAAATAAGTGGTAAAACTTAAAGGGTAATCTAATTTTGTACTCCCCTATTAATAGATTAGATATAAAACTGAAATAAACGCCCACTTTACGCATGAAAAAGTAAAAATAAATAAAAATTTAGTTTCTTTTCTTAAAATTTAAGTATTGTAATCTTAAGTGAATATACAATTATTAAGGTTTAACAACAATTTCATGATTTAAACAAAAAAAAAAACATATAAACCTATGTTAAACTTCTAAACAGTGCAATACATTTTAAAAATTCTAGAGTCTTCAATGAATTTTATTATATATACACTTAGGTTAGCTAGCTTTACAAAAAAAATTGTTTTTATAAAAAATATCAGATTTAGTAAAATAATACTAAAAATGTATTAACATATTGTTTTAGTATAATCAAAACTAGCAAATTATGAGCAAGTATTGCATTATGGACAAAAAGAATTCTTGATCAATGATAAAATCATATATAGTTTGCTAAATTTTCACATTTGAAAGTCTCAGATATCCATCACAAACACAACCTTAATCCTTTTCCCTACTCTCACTCGAATACAAATGACAAACTGATAAACTTTCACAAAGCGAAATTAGAGGCGAAGCCAAATGCAAGTTTCTAAAATGATCCGTTAACAGTCACAATGAACTTGAACAAAGAACCCAGA
This sequence is a window from Brassica oleracea var. oleracea cultivar TO1000 chromosome C1, BOL, whole genome shotgun sequence. Protein-coding genes within it:
- the LOC106322124 gene encoding uncharacterized aarF domain-containing protein kinase 2 encodes the protein MTLLSRFLVTKVVTRYTQSLYSNQKHGTSLKVSLVLPQFRNSSNGYHSLSLLPYAKGRSFGHSLLSRSYVVKQRAQFSLKWLLNRYSTHQWNLPRISMVAQAFCLSVSRSHLLVPGVLALTCRKVAYAQRPAPTPPVFIRSPQQFSLYRNAVNIPVVISTLFLSAVKSVALLGRALYLAVLLSPNLVMALLEFSCGPRFRKLRHEVLHRTLEKAGPAFIKFGQWIATRPDLFSKDLCLQLSKLHSNAPEHSFEFTKRTIERAFGRKLSDIFEEFDEAPVASGSIAQVHRATLKFQYPGQKVKSSEVAVKVRHPCVEETMTRDFVIIKMAAKLTTFVPGLNWLRLDECVQQFSLYMLSQVDLSREASHLSRFIYNFRGWKDVSFPKPVFPLVHPSVLVESFEHGESVARYVDGPEGHEWLKSKVAHIGTNALLKMLLVDNFVHADMHPGNILVRKNGAKRGLFRSKKPHIIFLDVGMTAELSKTDRDNLLGFFKAVARRDGRTAAERTLKLSKQQKCPNPQAFVEEVEEAFRFWGTAEGESVHPADCMHELFEKMRNHRVNIDGNVSTVMFTTLVLEGWQRKLDPGYDIMRTLQKMLLKTDWMKSLSYTVDGLMAP